In Microbacterium binotii, one DNA window encodes the following:
- the hemB gene encoding porphobilinogen synthase: MSFPAHRLRRLRQSPAVRRLVRETHLAPSQLVLPMFVREGVSEPQPIGSMPGVVQHSLDSLRRAAADAAAAGVGGVMLFGVPTVRDAVGSGADDPDGILNVATAALVAEVGDALVVQSDLCLDEFTDHGHCGVLTPQGAVDNDATLERYAAMAIAQASAGSHLLGLSGMMDGQVAHVRAALDAEGFTDTILLAYAAKYAGAFYGPFREAVDSQLKGDRRTYQLDPGNGREGVREAVVDVAEGADIVMVKPALPYLDVLADVRASVEVPVWAYQVSGEYAMIEAAAAHGWIDRRGAITESLLGIRRAGADAILTYWALEAAGWLRESR; encoded by the coding sequence GTGAGCTTTCCCGCACATCGACTGCGCAGGCTCCGCCAGTCACCCGCCGTCCGGCGTCTGGTCCGCGAGACGCATCTGGCACCGTCGCAGCTCGTGCTGCCGATGTTCGTGCGCGAGGGAGTGAGTGAGCCGCAGCCGATCGGTTCCATGCCGGGAGTCGTGCAGCACTCGCTCGACTCGCTGCGTCGCGCGGCGGCGGATGCGGCGGCCGCCGGCGTCGGCGGCGTGATGCTGTTCGGCGTGCCGACGGTCCGTGACGCCGTGGGCTCGGGAGCGGACGACCCGGACGGCATCCTGAACGTGGCCACGGCGGCACTCGTGGCGGAGGTCGGCGACGCCCTCGTCGTACAGAGCGATCTCTGCCTCGACGAGTTCACGGATCACGGTCACTGCGGCGTGCTCACCCCGCAGGGCGCGGTCGACAACGACGCGACCCTCGAGCGCTACGCCGCGATGGCCATCGCACAGGCATCCGCCGGCAGCCACCTGCTGGGGCTGTCGGGAATGATGGACGGCCAGGTCGCCCATGTCCGCGCCGCCCTCGACGCCGAAGGCTTCACCGACACCATCCTCCTCGCCTACGCGGCGAAGTACGCGGGCGCCTTCTACGGCCCGTTCCGCGAGGCCGTCGACTCGCAGCTGAAGGGCGACCGCCGCACCTACCAGCTCGACCCCGGCAACGGCCGCGAGGGCGTGCGTGAGGCCGTTGTGGACGTCGCCGAAGGCGCCGACATCGTCATGGTCAAGCCCGCCCTGCCCTACCTCGACGTACTCGCCGACGTGCGCGCATCCGTCGAGGTCCCGGTGTGGGCCTATCAGGTGTCGGGCGAGTACGCGATGATCGAGGCCGCTGCCGCGCACGGCTGGATCGACCGCCGGGGTGCGATCACGGAGTCGCTGCTCGGCATCCGCCGCGCCGGCGCCGACGCCATTCTCACCTATTGGGCGCTCGAGGCGGCCGGCTGGCTGCGCGAGAGCCGCTGA
- the hemC gene encoding hydroxymethylbilane synthase produces MSAPLRLGTRRSALATAQSQQIADLLATVSGREVVLVPITSEGDVSRASLSQLGGRGVFATRLREALLAGECDLLVHSLKDLPTAEAPGLVIAATPQREDARDVVITRDGTPIAEMAVGSVIGTGSPRRIAQLRRRNPGLVAQDLRGNVDSRLSRVRDGELDAVILAAAGLARLGGATGELFTEPLALAQWPTAPGQGSLAVEARQDAPADLLTAIGRLDDAATRVAVTVERAVLAGLDAGCSAPVGVHAVLEGDQLHVRATVYAADGSRAIQAERNLCVRDGYAGPTGSSDGARAAGDDDPIAGARETGSDVARELLEHGAAEVSP; encoded by the coding sequence GTGAGCGCACCGCTGCGCCTGGGTACTCGGCGCAGCGCCCTCGCGACCGCACAGTCGCAGCAGATCGCCGATCTGCTGGCGACGGTGTCCGGGCGCGAGGTCGTGCTCGTCCCGATTACCTCCGAGGGCGACGTCTCACGCGCCTCGCTGTCGCAGCTGGGCGGTCGGGGCGTGTTCGCGACGCGCCTGCGCGAGGCGCTGCTGGCGGGTGAATGCGACCTGCTGGTGCATTCCCTCAAGGACCTCCCCACGGCCGAGGCACCCGGGCTCGTGATCGCCGCCACCCCGCAGCGAGAAGACGCCCGCGACGTCGTGATCACACGTGACGGCACTCCGATCGCCGAGATGGCCGTCGGCAGCGTCATCGGAACCGGCTCCCCTCGCCGCATCGCCCAGCTGCGGCGGCGAAACCCCGGTCTCGTCGCCCAGGATCTGCGCGGCAACGTCGACTCGCGCCTGTCGCGTGTACGCGACGGAGAGCTGGATGCGGTCATCCTCGCCGCGGCCGGCCTCGCCCGTCTCGGCGGTGCCACCGGCGAGCTCTTCACCGAGCCCCTCGCACTCGCGCAGTGGCCCACCGCTCCCGGCCAGGGCTCGCTCGCCGTCGAGGCGCGCCAGGATGCGCCCGCCGACCTGCTCACGGCGATCGGGCGACTCGACGACGCCGCGACCCGCGTCGCGGTCACGGTCGAGCGGGCGGTGCTCGCAGGCCTGGATGCCGGGTGCTCCGCGCCGGTCGGGGTGCACGCCGTGCTCGAGGGAGATCAGCTGCACGTGCGCGCCACGGTGTACGCCGCCGACGGAAGTCGCGCGATCCAAGCTGAGAGAAACCTGTGCGTGAGGGACGGGTATGCTGGGCCGACGGGCAGCAGCGATGGTGCGAGAGCTGCCGGCGATGACGACCCGATCGCAGGTGCACGCGAAACCGGGAGTGACGTCGCACGCGAGCTGCTCGAGCATGGAGCAGCCGAGGTCTCACCATGA
- a CDS encoding glutamyl-tRNA reductase, producing MLLCVSASHKTASFELLERLSIHTTRVAPLIAEHDECVQGAVVVATCNRFEAYVDMDEPVTAAEAVGLEAALSAIESATGVSADEFSGSYEVISGPSVAQHLFAVASGLESVVVGEGEIAGQVRRALTEARGDGTTSPELERLFQRASETQRGVKNSTALGRAGRSLVRLALDLASARFADWATLRVLLVGTGAYAAATLAALRERGVTDITVHSPSGRGERFARKHGLAVADAAGFATAAKLSDLVITCTSVEHPVLSAATFGDEASISRTAPGHDRHRRLVIDLGLPRNVDPDVATVRGTDLLDLETIRVHAPLEELQATDAARALVADAAQRFTVVGERRTVAPAVVALRTHMFELLEAEIARGRRRGDDERTEQALRHLVGRLLHTPTTRAHALAEQGRADEVFAALEVLYGLAPEDAASEDDGDAASELAG from the coding sequence GTGCTGTTGTGTGTCAGCGCGAGTCACAAGACCGCGTCCTTCGAGCTCCTCGAGCGACTCAGCATCCACACCACCCGCGTCGCCCCTTTGATCGCCGAGCACGACGAGTGCGTGCAGGGTGCCGTCGTCGTGGCGACCTGCAACCGCTTCGAGGCGTACGTCGACATGGACGAGCCCGTCACCGCGGCCGAGGCCGTGGGGCTCGAGGCGGCGCTGTCGGCGATCGAGTCCGCGACGGGCGTCTCGGCCGATGAGTTCTCCGGTTCGTACGAGGTCATCTCCGGCCCGAGCGTTGCGCAGCACCTGTTCGCCGTCGCGTCCGGTCTCGAATCCGTCGTCGTCGGCGAGGGGGAGATCGCCGGTCAGGTGCGCCGTGCGCTGACGGAGGCGCGGGGCGACGGCACGACCTCCCCCGAGCTCGAGCGCCTGTTCCAGCGCGCGTCCGAGACGCAGCGCGGCGTCAAGAACAGCACGGCGCTCGGCCGCGCCGGCCGCTCGCTCGTGCGTCTCGCCCTCGATCTCGCGTCGGCGCGGTTCGCCGACTGGGCGACGCTGCGCGTCCTGCTCGTGGGCACCGGTGCGTACGCGGCCGCCACCCTCGCTGCGCTCCGCGAGCGCGGCGTCACCGACATCACGGTGCACTCGCCGTCGGGCCGGGGCGAGCGCTTCGCCCGCAAGCACGGCCTCGCCGTCGCGGATGCGGCGGGCTTCGCCACGGCCGCCAAGCTGTCGGACCTCGTCATCACCTGCACGAGCGTCGAGCACCCCGTGCTCAGCGCCGCGACCTTCGGCGACGAGGCGTCCATCTCGCGGACGGCTCCCGGCCATGACCGACACCGCCGCCTCGTCATCGATCTCGGTCTGCCGCGCAACGTCGACCCCGACGTCGCGACCGTCAGGGGCACCGACCTGCTCGATCTCGAGACCATCCGCGTGCACGCGCCGCTCGAAGAGCTGCAGGCGACGGATGCGGCACGCGCCCTCGTGGCCGACGCCGCCCAGCGCTTCACGGTCGTCGGCGAGCGTCGCACGGTCGCGCCCGCCGTCGTCGCCCTGCGCACGCACATGTTCGAGCTGCTCGAGGCGGAGATCGCCCGCGGACGTCGCCGCGGCGACGACGAGCGGACCGAGCAGGCGCTGCGCCACCTGGTGGGTCGCCTGCTGCACACCCCCACGACCCGCGCGCACGCGCTCGCCGAGCAGGGGCGCGCCGACGAGGTCTTCGCCGCGCTCGAGGTGCTCTACGGTCTCGCGCCGGAGGATGCCGCATCCGAGGACGACGGCGACGCCGCATCCGAGCTCGCCGGCTGA
- a CDS encoding DUF3618 domain-containing protein, whose translation MTAPVPVPRTGVPLGITDPVEKARAELKATLAAIEEKANVPRRVGTAAERRIAQFRRFAREEPAAATLAVIGTAAAVGVIVWGAIRAYVR comes from the coding sequence ATGACCGCTCCGGTTCCCGTTCCCCGCACCGGTGTCCCCCTGGGCATCACCGATCCCGTCGAGAAGGCGCGTGCGGAGCTCAAGGCCACGCTCGCCGCGATCGAGGAGAAGGCCAACGTCCCGCGCCGCGTGGGCACGGCGGCCGAGCGTCGCATCGCCCAGTTCCGCCGCTTCGCGCGCGAGGAGCCGGCGGCGGCGACGCTCGCCGTCATCGGCACGGCGGCTGCCGTCGGCGTCATCGTGTGGGGCGCCATCCGCGCCTACGTGCGCTGA
- a CDS encoding phage holin family protein, with protein MTTPRGFRDKSEKSLLTLVGEVPELVRNLVTAEIDSAKKWLGKAAKNAGIGGGLMLGALIILFWSIPALGAFIIIGLSSWWQPWVAALVLFGAMLLIAVVLALLGYLRFRRIGKDNPASHIAEDVRVVKEAGE; from the coding sequence ATGACCACCCCCCGCGGCTTCCGTGACAAGTCGGAGAAGAGCCTGCTGACCCTGGTCGGCGAGGTCCCCGAGCTCGTCCGCAACCTCGTGACGGCGGAGATCGACTCCGCGAAGAAGTGGCTCGGCAAGGCGGCGAAGAACGCCGGTATCGGCGGCGGCCTCATGCTCGGCGCCCTGATCATCCTGTTCTGGTCGATCCCGGCGCTCGGCGCGTTCATCATCATCGGGCTCTCGTCCTGGTGGCAGCCGTGGGTCGCCGCCCTCGTGCTGTTCGGCGCGATGCTGCTCATCGCCGTCGTGCTGGCCCTGCTCGGGTACCTGCGCTTCCGCAGGATCGGCAAGGACAACCCCGCATCCCACATCGCCGAAGACGTGCGCGTCGTGAAGGAGGCAGGCGAATGA
- a CDS encoding uroporphyrinogen-III synthase: protein MHEEPRRHEAAKPLTGWRVLVPRGGPWGDGVAATLRSQGAVPVVAPLINFAPTNDEQTLEAALADLAAGRFDWVTMTSATTVDVLFAYRAVIPPSTKVAAVGETTAAALQAAGYRVDLVPDRDNSAAGMAEQMIALEPEPRRILTLRSEIAKPVLTRKLTEAGHDVRSVVAYRTVGVPVTERIAHDVASGRINAILVTSGSVAEQVQLQFPDIPESTVIAAIGPQTANDARRAGLGVSVVADRQTVDALIEAVSHFALPHAADEFQP from the coding sequence ATGCACGAAGAGCCCCGACGGCACGAAGCCGCCAAGCCCCTGACGGGCTGGCGCGTGCTCGTGCCCCGCGGCGGCCCCTGGGGCGACGGGGTGGCGGCGACGCTGCGCTCGCAGGGTGCGGTGCCGGTCGTAGCCCCCCTCATCAACTTCGCTCCGACCAATGACGAGCAGACGCTCGAAGCCGCCCTCGCCGACCTTGCCGCCGGCCGCTTCGACTGGGTCACCATGACCAGCGCGACCACGGTCGACGTGCTCTTCGCCTATCGCGCCGTGATTCCCCCCTCCACCAAGGTCGCCGCCGTGGGCGAGACCACCGCGGCGGCGCTGCAGGCTGCCGGCTACCGCGTCGACCTGGTTCCCGACCGCGACAACTCCGCCGCCGGCATGGCCGAGCAGATGATCGCGCTCGAGCCCGAGCCGCGCCGCATCCTGACGCTGCGCAGCGAGATCGCCAAGCCCGTGCTGACCCGCAAGCTCACCGAGGCCGGGCACGATGTGCGCAGCGTCGTCGCCTACCGCACGGTGGGTGTGCCCGTCACCGAGCGCATCGCCCACGACGTGGCGTCGGGCCGGATCAACGCGATCCTCGTCACGAGCGGTTCGGTCGCGGAGCAGGTGCAGCTGCAGTTCCCCGACATCCCTGAATCGACCGTCATCGCCGCGATCGGTCCGCAGACCGCGAACGATGCACGCCGTGCCGGACTCGGCGTCTCGGTCGTCGCCGACCGACAGACCGTCGACGCGCTCATCGAAGCCGTCTCGCACTTCGCGCTCCCGCACGCCGCCGACGAGTTCCAGCCGTGA
- the hemG gene encoding protoporphyrinogen oxidase has translation MSAADLDDLAARAEATRVAVVGGGVAGLVAALDFAKLGFRVTVLEASAQPGGVLRGAEVAGLSVDVGAESYATRGGTVRALIDELGIGDEVVTPAAGGAWVAGLPGERAAPLPRGGVLGIPENPFDPSVRRIIGWSGAWRAYLDRLRPPLTIGHDRSLGHLVRSRMGEAVLGRLVAPVTSGVYSARPDDIDVDLAAPGLNAALTRAGSLSGAVSELRGRSTGTPGSAVAGLRGGMTRLVHALVARLEELGVDLRTDAGVTALERDDARWSLQLEAEERLEADLVVVATTEDEARRLLVPVVPTLEPMTTAPPVVEIITLVVHEPGLDTPPRGTGVLTVPGSHRAKALTHASAKWEWIADAAGPGVHVVRVSFGAQGEDPATAQLTDDAAAALALDEASALLGLRLDPASVRGSHRARWVQSQPASVIGRAEHTAAARGAIRAVPGLGAVGAWLSGTGLAQVVPDAREETDRLRRSALWGSPRSQE, from the coding sequence GTGAGCGCGGCGGATCTCGACGATCTCGCCGCGCGGGCCGAGGCCACCCGCGTCGCGGTCGTCGGCGGAGGCGTCGCCGGCCTGGTCGCAGCGCTCGACTTCGCCAAGCTCGGCTTCCGCGTGACGGTGCTCGAAGCATCAGCGCAGCCCGGCGGCGTGCTGCGCGGCGCCGAGGTCGCGGGCCTCTCGGTGGATGTGGGAGCGGAGAGCTACGCGACGCGCGGCGGCACCGTGCGCGCGCTGATCGACGAGCTCGGCATCGGTGACGAGGTGGTGACCCCCGCCGCCGGCGGCGCGTGGGTCGCGGGTCTTCCCGGCGAACGAGCCGCGCCCCTGCCGCGCGGCGGCGTGCTCGGCATCCCGGAGAACCCGTTCGATCCGAGCGTGCGGCGCATCATCGGCTGGTCGGGCGCCTGGCGCGCCTACCTGGATCGCCTCCGCCCGCCGCTGACGATCGGTCACGACCGCAGCCTCGGTCACCTCGTACGCAGCCGGATGGGCGAGGCCGTGCTCGGCCGCCTCGTCGCCCCCGTCACGAGCGGCGTCTACTCGGCCCGCCCCGACGACATCGACGTGGACCTCGCAGCCCCCGGCCTGAACGCCGCACTCACCCGCGCGGGTTCGCTCAGCGGCGCCGTGAGCGAGCTGCGAGGCCGCAGCACCGGCACTCCCGGGAGCGCCGTCGCCGGGCTCCGCGGCGGCATGACCCGCCTCGTGCACGCCCTCGTCGCCCGCCTCGAGGAGCTGGGCGTCGACCTGCGCACGGATGCGGGCGTCACCGCGCTCGAGCGCGACGACGCACGCTGGTCCCTCCAGCTCGAGGCGGAGGAACGCCTCGAGGCCGATCTCGTGGTCGTCGCGACCACGGAGGACGAGGCGCGCCGCCTGCTCGTGCCTGTCGTCCCGACGCTCGAGCCGATGACGACCGCGCCGCCCGTGGTCGAGATCATCACCCTCGTCGTGCACGAGCCGGGCCTGGACACCCCGCCGCGCGGAACCGGCGTGCTCACGGTGCCCGGCTCGCACCGGGCGAAGGCGCTCACGCACGCCAGCGCCAAATGGGAGTGGATCGCGGATGCGGCGGGCCCCGGCGTGCACGTCGTCCGCGTCTCCTTCGGCGCCCAGGGCGAAGACCCGGCGACCGCTCAGCTCACCGACGACGCCGCTGCGGCGCTCGCGCTCGACGAGGCCTCCGCCCTGCTCGGTCTTCGCCTCGACCCGGCTTCGGTCCGGGGTTCGCATCGCGCCCGCTGGGTGCAGTCGCAGCCCGCATCCGTCATCGGGCGCGCGGAGCACACCGCCGCCGCACGCGGAGCCATCCGGGCCGTGCCCGGCCTCGGCGCCGTCGGTGCGTGGCTGTCGGGGACCGGGCTCGCCCAGGTCGTCCCCGACGCTCGCGAAGAGACCGATCGGCTGCGCCGTTCGGCGCTGTGGGGGTCGCCGCGTTCTCAGGAGTGA
- the hemQ gene encoding hydrogen peroxide-dependent heme synthase, with protein sequence MSSAPESTSTQFTLWAVFRRDPAKPVTATDDTELAALVELIEAGGVTIRGFYDVSGLRADADLMVWMHGPVAEDLQRDLRRLRRTDLLQDLLPVWNAMGVHRDAEFNRSHVPGFLRGEHAREWLTVYPFVRSYEWYLLPEEERRAMLADHGRKGAAYTNVVANTVASFALGDYEWLLPMEADELSDLVDMMRALRYTEARRHVREEVPFFTGRLVPTSAIAEILS encoded by the coding sequence ATGAGCTCCGCACCCGAGTCGACGTCCACGCAGTTCACCCTCTGGGCGGTGTTCCGCCGCGACCCCGCGAAGCCCGTCACCGCGACGGACGACACCGAGCTCGCCGCTCTCGTCGAGCTGATCGAGGCCGGTGGCGTCACCATCCGCGGCTTCTACGACGTCAGCGGGCTTCGCGCCGACGCCGATCTGATGGTCTGGATGCACGGGCCTGTCGCCGAGGACCTGCAGCGCGATCTGCGGCGCCTCCGACGCACCGACCTCCTGCAGGACCTGCTTCCGGTGTGGAACGCCATGGGCGTGCATCGCGACGCCGAGTTCAACCGCTCGCACGTGCCCGGATTCCTCCGCGGCGAGCACGCCCGCGAGTGGCTCACGGTCTACCCCTTCGTGCGCAGCTACGAGTGGTACCTGCTGCCGGAGGAGGAGCGCCGCGCCATGCTGGCCGACCACGGCCGCAAGGGCGCCGCGTACACGAACGTCGTCGCGAACACGGTGGCCTCGTTCGCGCTCGGCGACTACGAGTGGCTGCTGCCCATGGAGGCGGACGAGCTGAGCGACCTGGTCGACATGATGCGGGCGCTGCGTTACACCGAGGCGCGTCGCCACGTGCGCGAGGAAGTCCCCTTCTTCACGGGCCGCCTCGTCCCGACCTCGGCCATCGCCGAGATTCTGTCGTGA
- the hemE gene encoding uroporphyrinogen decarboxylase, translating to MWRSPTGWEDVGVSSTGPASSPLIRALKGERTDRLPVWFMRQAGRSLPEYRDLRVGTRMLDACLTPDLAAEITLQPVRRHGVDAGIFFSDIVVPLRLAGIAVEIEPGRGPVFPDPVRTASDVARIVDIDPQAVAAAAEPVREAVRIVVDELGDTPLIGFAGAPFTLAAYLVEGGPSKEHLRARALMHADPQSWHALAGWLAEVSRTFLAAQTDAGASAVQLFDSWAGSLSVADYRTYVAPHSRAALAGADAPRIHFGVGTGHLLTDMRLDGTTDAVGVDWRTPLDEAAAILGQGVTVQGNIDPALLQAPWQIVEEHVRDVIARGRAARAHILNLGHGVPPETDPDVLTRIVELAHEEQV from the coding sequence ATGTGGCGCTCACCCACCGGATGGGAGGATGTCGGAGTGAGCTCCACCGGACCCGCCTCCTCCCCCCTCATCCGCGCCCTCAAAGGCGAGCGCACCGACCGTCTCCCGGTCTGGTTCATGCGTCAGGCGGGGCGGTCGTTGCCCGAGTACCGCGACCTGCGCGTGGGAACCCGCATGCTCGACGCCTGCCTGACCCCCGACCTCGCGGCCGAGATCACCCTGCAGCCCGTGCGCCGTCACGGAGTGGACGCGGGCATCTTCTTCAGCGACATCGTCGTGCCGCTGCGCCTCGCCGGCATCGCCGTGGAGATCGAGCCCGGGCGCGGCCCGGTATTCCCGGACCCGGTACGCACTGCATCCGACGTCGCCCGGATCGTGGACATCGACCCGCAGGCGGTCGCCGCCGCGGCGGAACCGGTGCGCGAGGCCGTGCGCATCGTCGTGGACGAGCTCGGCGACACCCCGCTCATCGGGTTCGCGGGCGCGCCCTTCACACTCGCCGCGTACCTCGTCGAGGGCGGACCGTCGAAGGAGCACCTGCGCGCCCGGGCGCTCATGCATGCCGACCCGCAGTCGTGGCACGCGCTGGCCGGCTGGCTCGCGGAGGTCTCGCGCACGTTCCTCGCTGCGCAGACGGATGCGGGAGCTTCCGCGGTGCAGCTGTTCGACTCGTGGGCGGGCTCGCTGTCGGTCGCCGACTACCGCACGTACGTCGCCCCCCACTCGCGGGCGGCTCTCGCCGGTGCCGACGCACCCCGCATCCACTTCGGCGTCGGCACGGGACACCTGCTCACCGACATGCGGCTCGACGGCACGACGGATGCGGTCGGCGTCGATTGGCGCACACCCCTCGACGAGGCCGCCGCGATCCTCGGACAGGGCGTCACCGTGCAGGGCAACATCGACCCTGCCCTCCTGCAGGCGCCGTGGCAGATCGTGGAGGAGCACGTGCGCGACGTGATCGCGCGCGGACGTGCGGCGCGCGCGCACATCCTCAACCTGGGGCACGGCGTCCCGCCCGAGACGGACCCCGACGTGCTGACACGCATCGTCGAACTGGCGCACGAGGAGCAGGTGTGA
- a CDS encoding HhH-GPD-type base excision DNA repair protein, which yields MSADLHITADENADALLTRDPFALLIGMLLDQQVAMETAFAGPLKILDRIGTLDPASLAAYDPEAFAAAFGQTPAVHRFPGSMAERVQKLSAEIADRWHGDAAAIWTEGDPDGREVLKRLKALPGFGEQKAKIFLALLGKQRGFTGGGWREASAPYGEDGSFRSVADITSPESLTKVRETKRAAKAAAKS from the coding sequence ATGAGCGCCGACCTGCACATCACCGCCGACGAGAACGCCGACGCGCTGCTGACGCGCGACCCGTTCGCCCTGCTGATCGGGATGCTGCTCGACCAGCAGGTGGCGATGGAGACCGCCTTCGCCGGACCGCTGAAGATCCTCGACCGCATCGGCACGCTCGACCCGGCGTCGCTCGCGGCGTACGACCCGGAGGCCTTCGCCGCGGCGTTCGGGCAGACCCCCGCCGTGCACCGCTTTCCGGGTTCCATGGCGGAGCGCGTGCAGAAGCTCAGCGCCGAGATCGCCGACCGCTGGCACGGCGATGCGGCGGCGATCTGGACCGAGGGTGACCCCGACGGCCGGGAGGTGCTGAAGCGGCTCAAGGCGCTCCCGGGCTTCGGCGAGCAGAAGGCCAAGATCTTCCTCGCGCTGCTGGGCAAGCAGCGCGGCTTCACGGGCGGCGGGTGGCGCGAGGCCTCCGCTCCGTACGGCGAGGACGGCTCGTTCCGTTCGGTCGCCGACATCACGAGTCCCGAGTCCCTCACGAAGGTCCGCGAGACCAAGCGGGCCGCGAAAGCCGCCGCCAAGAGCTGA
- the hemL gene encoding glutamate-1-semialdehyde 2,1-aminomutase — protein sequence MTDRNDELFAHAREVIPGGVNSPVRAYGSVGGAPRFLASAAGPYVTDAAGRRYVDLVASWGPALLGHAHPEVVAAVQEAAARGLSFGAPTEAEVDLAALIADRVRVGDAAPIDRVRLVSTGTEATMTAIRLARGYTGRDLLVKFSGHYHGHSDGLLAAAGSGVATLALPGSAGVPAPIAAQTLVIDYNDLTQVREVFAVHGDRIAAVIVEAAAANMGVVPPAPGFNAALADIAHRHGALLILDEVLTGFRVHPAGFWGLQQDAGEHYAPDILTFGKVVGGGMPLAALGGRADVMDTLAPVGPVYQAGTLSGNPLSVAAGLATLRLATPEVYARVDAAASTVATALSGALEQAGVTHAVPRAGSLFGVAFLPEAPLSYAAAQTQEAWRYPAFFHAMLDAGVSLPPSVYEAWFLTAAHDDDALAAVLAALPGAARAAAEARPQD from the coding sequence ATGACCGACCGCAACGACGAACTCTTCGCGCACGCCCGCGAGGTCATCCCGGGCGGTGTGAACTCCCCCGTTCGCGCCTACGGCTCGGTGGGCGGGGCGCCCCGCTTCCTCGCGTCGGCCGCTGGGCCGTACGTGACGGATGCGGCCGGGCGCCGGTACGTGGACCTCGTGGCGTCGTGGGGTCCGGCGCTGCTCGGCCACGCGCATCCCGAGGTCGTCGCGGCCGTGCAGGAGGCGGCGGCGCGCGGGCTCTCCTTCGGCGCGCCGACGGAGGCCGAGGTCGACCTCGCCGCGCTGATCGCCGACCGGGTGCGCGTGGGCGACGCCGCACCCATCGACCGCGTGCGCCTCGTCTCCACCGGCACCGAGGCGACGATGACCGCCATCCGGCTCGCCCGCGGCTACACGGGCCGCGATCTGCTCGTGAAGTTCTCCGGCCACTACCACGGCCACTCCGACGGGCTCCTCGCGGCGGCGGGCTCCGGCGTCGCGACGCTCGCGCTTCCCGGCTCGGCGGGGGTGCCCGCCCCCATCGCGGCGCAGACGCTCGTCATCGACTACAACGACCTCACGCAGGTGCGCGAGGTGTTCGCCGTGCACGGCGACCGGATCGCGGCCGTCATCGTGGAGGCCGCGGCCGCCAACATGGGCGTCGTGCCGCCCGCGCCGGGCTTCAACGCCGCCCTCGCCGACATCGCTCACCGGCACGGCGCGCTCCTCATCCTCGACGAGGTGCTGACCGGCTTCCGCGTGCACCCGGCCGGTTTCTGGGGACTGCAGCAGGATGCCGGCGAGCACTACGCCCCCGACATCCTCACCTTCGGGAAGGTCGTCGGCGGCGGGATGCCGTTGGCCGCCCTCGGCGGCCGCGCCGACGTGATGGACACCCTCGCTCCGGTGGGGCCGGTGTACCAGGCGGGCACCCTGTCGGGGAACCCGCTGTCGGTCGCCGCCGGTCTCGCGACGCTGCGGCTCGCCACGCCCGAGGTGTACGCCCGGGTGGACGCCGCCGCATCCACCGTCGCGACGGCACTGTCGGGCGCGCTGGAGCAGGCGGGCGTGACGCACGCCGTCCCGCGGGCGGGTTCACTGTTCGGCGTGGCCTTCCTCCCGGAGGCGCCGCTGTCGTACGCGGCCGCGCAGACGCAGGAGGCGTGGCGGTATCCGGCGTTCTTCCACGCGATGCTGGATGCGGGAGTCTCCCTGCCGCCGAGCGTGTACGAGGCGTGGTTCCTGACCGCCGCACACGACGACGACGCCCTCGCCGCGGTGCTCGCAGCGCTCCCCGGCGCCGCGCGTGCGGCGGCTGAGGCGAGACCTCAGGACTGA